In Solanum pennellii chromosome 3, SPENNV200, a single window of DNA contains:
- the LOC107014307 gene encoding probable LRR receptor-like serine/threonine-protein kinase At3g47570 has product MPNGSLDKYLYSHNYFLDICQRLSIMIDVACALEYLHHGCSSPVIHCDIKPSNILLDEDMVAHLSDFGISKLLGEDESDLYTKTLATFGYIAPEYGLDGLVSIKCDVYSYGIMLLETFTRRKPSEFEGDLSLKQWVSYSLPEAVMNVVDANLVTPMDHRLQKKLDVVASIMKVALDCCAESPATRTNMKDVVGMLQKIMIQLLAR; this is encoded by the exons ATGCCTAATGGAAGTCTTGACAAGTATTTGTATTCGCACAACTACTTCCTAGATATCTGCCAGAGACTAAGCATTATGATAGATGTGGCATGTGCTTTGGAATATCTTCACCACGGATGCTCCTCGCCCGTGATTCACTGTGATATAAAGCCCAGTAACATCTTGTTGGATGAGGATATGGTTGCTCACCTAAGTGACTTTGGTATTTCAAAACTGCTTGGTGAAGACGAGAGTGATTTATACACAAAAACCTTAGCAACATTTGGTTATATTGCACCGG AGTATGGACTGGATGGACTGGTGTCAATAAAATGTGATGTCTACAGTTACGGGATTATGTTGCTGGAAACATTTACCAGGAGAAAGCCTAGTGAGTTTGAGGGAGATCTTAGCTTGAAGCAATGGGTGAGTTATTCACTCCCAGAGGCAGTAATGAACGTTGTAGATGCCAATTTGGTAACACCAATGGATCATCGCTTACAGAAGAAGCTAGATGTTGTGGCATCAATCATGAAAGTGGCATTGGATTGTTGTGCTGAATCTCCGGCAACAAGGACAAACATGAAAGATGTTGTAGGGATGCTACAGAAGATCATGATTCAACTTCTTGCACGCTGA
- the LOC107014304 gene encoding CBL-interacting protein kinase 5-like isoform X2 gives MHHLSSCRMMSMKSAKTEKKGTILLHKYEIGKLLGQGTFAKVYYARNLKTGQIVAVKVIDKEKVMKVGLIDQIKREISVMRLIRHPNVVELYEVMASKTKIYFAMEYVRGGELFNKVAKGRLRESAARKYFQQLIASVDFCHSRGVYHRDLKPENILLDETGNLKVSDFGLSALFDTKRQDGLLHTTCGTPAYVAPEVINKRGYDGEKADIWSCGVILFVLLAGYLPFHDTNLMEMYKKITKGIFKCPEYFPYEVKKLLLRILDPNPISRITLAKLMDNNWFKKGFKQIDKPLILDQDHDDDSPRSVFDMVDDSDAECSSRHKEESSSAIMKPTCLNAFDIISLSPGFDLSSLFEKDKSHRSDARFTTQKSASTIVSRLEEVASMGSFKVKKKDGTVKMQGSKEGRKGQLAIDAEIFEITPAFHVVQVTKKSGQ, from the exons ATGCATCATCTATCCTCTTGCAGGATGATGAGCATGAAGAGCGCGAAAACGGAGAAAAAAGGGACAATTTTGTTGCATAAATATGAGATTGGTAAATTGTTAGGGCAAGGTACATTTGCCAAAGTTTATTATGCAAGGAACCTAAAAACAGGACAAATTGTAGCTGTTAAGGTAATTGACAAAGAAAAAGTGATGAAAGTTGGCTTAATTGACCAAATCAAACGTGAAATTTCTGTTATGAGATTAATTAGGCATCCAAATGTTGTTGAACTTTATGAAGTAATGGCTagcaaaacaaaaatttattttgcaaTGGAATATGTTAGAGGTGGTGAATTATTCAATAAGGTTGCTAAAGGGAGGCTTAGGGAATCAGCAGCGcgaaaatattttcaacaattAATCGCGTCTGTTGATTTCTGTCATAGTCGAGGGGTATATCATAGGGACTTGAAACCTGAAAATATACTCCTGGATGAAACTGGAAACCTGAAAGTTTCTGATTTTGGGTTGAGTGCTCTTTTCGATACGAAAAGACAAGATGGACTCCTCCACACGACGTGTGGAACTCCAGCATATGTCGCGCCAGAGGTCATAAATAAGAGAGGATATGATGGCGAAAAGGCGGATATTTGGTCATGTGGGGTGATTTTGTTTGTGTTGTTAGCTGGTTATCTTCCATTTCATGACACAAATTTAATGGAAatgtataagaagattactaAAGGGATATTTAAATGCCCTGAATATTTTCCATATGAAGTGAAAAAACTACTTTTAAGAATTCTTGATCCAAATCCAATTTCAAGAATTACATTAGCTAAGCTAATGGACAATAATTGGTTCAAGAAAGGATTCAAACAAATTGATAAACCATTAATTTTGGATCAAGATCACGACGATGATTCACCTCGTAGTGTTTTTGATATGGTGGATGATTCGGATGCAGAGTGTTCTTCACGACACAAAGAAGAGAGTTCATCAGCAATAATGAAGCCTACTTGTTTGAATGCTTTCGATATCATTTCACTTTCTCCTGGTTTTGATCTCTCTAGCTTGTTCGAGAAAGATAAGAGTCATAGGTCGGATGCTAGATTCACGACACAAAAGTCTGCATCCACTATCGTGTCAAGGCTAGAAGAAGTAGCTTCAATGGGGAGCTTTAAG GTGAAGAAAAAAGACGGGACGGTGAAAATGCAAGGAAGCAAAGAAGGGAGAAAAGGGCAATTAGCAATTGATGCAGAGATATTTGAGATAACTCCAGCTTTCCATGTTGTGCAAGTGACAAAAAAATCAG GGCAATGA
- the LOC107014303 gene encoding receptor kinase-like protein Xa21 produces MLPVSAGNLSTSLTMFYASSCNIKGRIPNEFGNLRNLLELDLSGNNLVGSIPTSIGNLKNLQRFNLSDNKLTGFIGDHICKLQNLGAIYLGQNQLLGSLPNCLGNVTSLRLIHLGSNKLISNIPPSLGNLKELIELDLSSNNMVGSLPPEIGNLKAVTHIDLSMNQFSKGIPREIGALQNLEYLSLRHNKLQGSIPDSFSNMVSLGYLDISHNNISGTIPMSLEKLQHLKYFNVSVNKLYGEIPSGGPFKNLSSQFFIDNEALCGSSRFSVPPCPTSSKHRSNRKKMLVLFLVLGIALVLVPITFLFVWIRYTRVKSDPQQADSLSTATTERISYYELLQATDSLSESNLIGSGSFGSVYKGVLRSETAIAVKVFNLQLEAAFKSFDTECEVLRSLRHRNLVKVITSCSNLDFKALVLEYMPNGSLEKYLYSHNYFLDIRQRLSIMTDVACALEYLHHGCSLPVIHCDIKPSNVLLDEDMVAHLSDFGISKLLGEDESDLYTKTLATFGYIAPEYGLDGLVSIKCDVYSYGIMLLETFTRRKPSEFEGDLNLKQWVSYSLPEAVMDVMDANLVTPMDHRLQKKLDVVASIMKVALDCCVESPARRTNMKDVVGMLQKIKIQLLAC; encoded by the exons ATGCTTCCAGTATCTGCAGGGAACCTTTCCACTTCTCTTACAATGTTTTACGCCAGTTCTTGCAATATTAAAGGGCGAATTCCTAATGAATTTGGGAACTTAAGAAACTTGTTAGAGCTTGATCTTTCTGGAAACAACTTAGTTGGATCAATTCCCACATCAATTGGCAACTTAAAAAACCTTCAGCGTTTCAACTTGAGTGACAACAAACTTACAGGATTTATTGGAGATCACATTTGTAAATTGCAGAATTTGGGTGCTATTTACTTGGGACAAAATCAACTTTTAGGATCTCTTCCTAATTGTTTAGGGAATGTTACTTCCCTTAGATTGATACATCTTGGTTCCAATAAATTGATTTCCAATATACCACCAAGCTTAGGGAATCTTAAGGAGTTAATTGAGCTTGACTTGTCCTCAAACAACATGGTTGGTTCTTTACCACCAGAAATTGGAAATCTAAAAGCTGTGACACATATAGATCTGTCGATGAATCAATTCTCAAAAGGAATTCCTAGGGAAATTGGAgcattgcaaaatttggagtaCCTTTCTTTGAGGCACAACAAGTTGCAAGGATCTATACCTGACTCATTCAGCAACATGGTAAGTTTGGGATACCTAGACATTTCACATAATAATATATCGGGAACTATACCCATGTCTTTGGAGAAACTACAACACCTCAAGTATTTCAATGTTTCTGTCAACAAGCTGTACGGTGAAATACCCTCGGGGGGTCCTTTCAAGAACCTCTCGAGTCAATTTTTCATCGACAATGAAGCATTATGTGGTTCTTCAAGGTTTAGTGTTCCACCGTGCCCCACATCATCAAAGCATAGatcaaataggaaaaaaatgCTTGTTCTATTTCTTGTGCTGGGAATCGCACTTGTACTGGTTCCTATTACCTTTCTGTTTGTATGGATAAGGTATACAAGAGTTAAAAGTGATCCTCAACAAGCTGATTCATTGTCTACCGCAACAACAGAAAGAATTTCATACTATGAACTGCTCCAAGCAACTGATTCGCTTAGCGAGAGTAATCTGATTGGTTCTGGAAGTTTTGGCTCTGTCTACAAAGGCGTTCTCAGAAGTGAAACTGCCATTGCAGTTAAAGTGTTCAATCTGCAACTGGAAGCGGCATTCAAGAGTTTTGATACAGAATGTGAAGTTTTGCGCAGCCTTCGCCACAGGAATCTTGTGAAAGTCATCACTAGTTGCTCCAACCTGGATTTTAAGGCTTTAGTTCTCGAGTATATGCCTAATGGAAGTCTTGAAAAGTATTTGTATTCGCACAACTACTTCCTAGACATCAGGCAGAGACTAAGCATTATGACAGATGTCGCATGTGCATTGGAATATCTCCATCATGGGTGCTCGTTACCCGTGATACACTGTGATATAAAACCTAGTAACGTCTTGCTGGATGAGGATATGGTTGCCCACCTAAGCGACTTTGGTATTTCAAAACTGCTTGGTGAAGATGAGAGCGATTTATACACTAAAACCTTAGCAACATTTGGCTATATAGCACCGG AGTATGGACTGGATGGACTGGTGTCAATAAAATGTGATGTCTATAGTTACGGGATTATGTTGCTGGAAACATTTACCAGGAGAAAGCCTAGTGAGTTTGAGGGAGATCTTAACTTGAAGCAATGGGTGAGTTATTCACTCCCAGAGGCAGTAATGGACGTTATGGATGCCAACTTGGTTACACCAATGGATCATCGCTTACAGAAGAAGCTAGATGTTGTTGCATCAATCATGAAAGTGGCATTAGATTGTTGTGTTGAATCTCCGGCAAGAAGGACAAACATGAAAGATGTTGTAGGGATGCTACAGAAGATCAAGATTCAACTTCTTGCATGCTGA
- the LOC114076359 gene encoding LRR receptor-like serine/threonine-protein kinase ERECTA — MERAFTLFLLTILLLLHYVMTQTNITTDQLATLSLKSQIISDPFHFLNESWTPAISVCRWVGVTCGSRHQRVKSLNLSNMALTGRIPRNFGNLTFLGSLDLGSNNFQGYLPQEMAYLHRLKFLDLSFNNFRGEIPSWFGFLHQLKVLNLGNNSFIGSIPSSFSNISTLETLNLNFNSIEGEIPEVIGSLINLRVLSLYGNNLIGSIPSSLSNASRLGALDLSRNLLQGNIPEGIGNLHKMKLLSIQHNKLTGSIPFTIFNISKIEVIAFTDNSLSGNLPNGLCNSLSILNGLYLSTNKLRGHIQRDKQYD, encoded by the coding sequence ATGGAGAGAGCCTTCACTCTTTTTCTCTTGACAATACTCTTGTTGCTTCACTATGTTATGACCCAAACCAACATTACTACTGATCAATTAGCTACTCTTTCTTTAAAATCTCAAATCATTTCAGATCCCTTTCACTTCTTGAATGAAAGCTGGACTCCCGCTATTTCTGTTTGTCGTTGGGTAGGAGTCACTTGTGGTTCTCGTCACCAGCGAGTGAAGTCCTTGAATCTTTCCAACATGGCTCTTACGGGCAGGATTCCGCGTAATTTTGGAAACCTCACATTTCTTGGTTCACTTGACTTGGGAAGCAACAATTTCCAGGGATATTTGCCTCAAGAAATGGCATATTTGCATCGGCTTAAGTTTCTTGATTTAAGTTTCAACAACTTTAGAGGGGAAATTCCTTCTTGGTTTGGGTTTTTACACCAACTTAAAGTTCTAAATCTTGGAAACAATAGTTTCATTGGTTCCATCCCTTCTTCATTTTCTAATATTTCCACACTTGAGACTTTGAATCTGAATTTCAATTCCATTGAGGGTGAAATCCCAGAAGTGATTGGTAGTCTTATAAACCTGAGAGTTTTAAGCTTGTATGGAAATAATCTCATAGGTTCTATTCCATCGTCACTCTCGAATGCCTCAAGGTTGGGAGCTTTAGATTTATCTCGTAATTTACTTCAAGGGAACATTCCAGAAGGGATTGGCAATCTACACAAGATGAAACTGTTGTCCATACAACATAATAAACTTACGGGTTCTATACCATTCacaattttcaatatttctaaAATCGAAGTAATTGCATTTACAGACAATAGCTTATCAGGAAATCTTCCCAATGGTTTATGTAATAGTCTCTCAATACTCAATGGGCTTTATCTATCCACAAACAAACTTCGTGGTCATATCCAAAGAGATAAGCAATATGATTGA
- the LOC107014256 gene encoding protein DOG1-like 3 — MANSSSDRKNEENLYNTWMNNQQEELKELQNAVVRARKNELNDDELNELLRKMVNNFQGYANGRSRLARVDVSPFFAPTWCTPLENSVLWIGGCRPSTFIRLIYALCGIEIQSHIARYLQGMKIGEFGHLSGKQITMIDKLQRQIILEERRFSSRLASLQEDVVDQPFAMAARIYDTERGENEIEPLNKHGKDMSNLLEEVDELRMKTLKEILGILTPIQGVEYLAATKRIRLCLQQWGKKREQEHNSDNN, encoded by the exons atggcAAATTCAAGCTCCgatagaaaaaatgaagaaaatttatACAATACATGGATGAACAATCAACAAGAAGAACTAAAAGAGCTTCAAAATGCCGTCGTTCGTGCTCGAAAAAACGAGCTAAACGACGACGAATTGAATGAGTTACTAAGAAAAATGGTGAACAACTTCCAAGGGTACGCGAACGGCCGTAGTCGACTCGCGAGAGTCGACGTATCGCCGTTCTTTGCCCCTACTTGGTGCACCCCTTTGGAAAATTCGGTCTTGTGGATAGGAGGGTGTAGGCCATCTACGTTTATACGGTTGATTTATGCGTTATGCGGAATCGAAATTCAGTCTCATATCGCGAGATATTTACAG GGTATGAAAATTGGAGAATTTGGTCATCTTTCTGGTAAGCAAATTACCATGATTGATAAGTTACAAAGACAAATTATTTTAGAAGAGAGAAGATTTTCTTCAAGGTTAGCTAGCTTGCAAGAAGATGTTGTTGATCAACCGTTTGCTATGGCTGCTAGAATTTACGATACTGAACGAG GTGAGAATGAAATCGAGCCCTTAAATAAACATGGTAAGGACATGTCAAATTTACTAGAAGAAGTTGATGAGTTGAGGATGAAGACACTAAAGGAGATATTGGGCATATTGACACCAATTCAAGGTGTGGAATACTTAGCAGCAACAAAGAGAATAAGGCTATGTTTGCAACAATGGGGAAAAAAGAGGGAACAAGAACATAATAgtgataataattaa
- the LOC107014304 gene encoding CBL-interacting protein kinase 5-like isoform X1: MHHLSSCRMMSMKSAKTEKKGTILLHKYEIGKLLGQGTFAKVYYARNLKTGQIVAVKVIDKEKVMKVGLIDQIKREISVMRLIRHPNVVELYEVMASKTKIYFAMEYVRGGELFNKVAKGRLRESAARKYFQQLIASVDFCHSRGVYHRDLKPENILLDETGNLKVSDFGLSALFDTKRQDGLLHTTCGTPAYVAPEVINKRGYDGEKADIWSCGVILFVLLAGYLPFHDTNLMEMYKKITKGIFKCPEYFPYEVKKLLLRILDPNPISRITLAKLMDNNWFKKGFKQIDKPLILDQDHDDDSPRSVFDMVDDSDAECSSRHKEESSSAIMKPTCLNAFDIISLSPGFDLSSLFEKDKSHRSDARFTTQKSASTIVSRLEEVASMGSFKVKKKDGTVKMQGSKEGRKGQLAIDAEIFEITPAFHVVQVTKKSGDTAEYRNFCDQGLKPSLKDIVWTWQGNEQLQQVENQENKT; the protein is encoded by the exons ATGCATCATCTATCCTCTTGCAGGATGATGAGCATGAAGAGCGCGAAAACGGAGAAAAAAGGGACAATTTTGTTGCATAAATATGAGATTGGTAAATTGTTAGGGCAAGGTACATTTGCCAAAGTTTATTATGCAAGGAACCTAAAAACAGGACAAATTGTAGCTGTTAAGGTAATTGACAAAGAAAAAGTGATGAAAGTTGGCTTAATTGACCAAATCAAACGTGAAATTTCTGTTATGAGATTAATTAGGCATCCAAATGTTGTTGAACTTTATGAAGTAATGGCTagcaaaacaaaaatttattttgcaaTGGAATATGTTAGAGGTGGTGAATTATTCAATAAGGTTGCTAAAGGGAGGCTTAGGGAATCAGCAGCGcgaaaatattttcaacaattAATCGCGTCTGTTGATTTCTGTCATAGTCGAGGGGTATATCATAGGGACTTGAAACCTGAAAATATACTCCTGGATGAAACTGGAAACCTGAAAGTTTCTGATTTTGGGTTGAGTGCTCTTTTCGATACGAAAAGACAAGATGGACTCCTCCACACGACGTGTGGAACTCCAGCATATGTCGCGCCAGAGGTCATAAATAAGAGAGGATATGATGGCGAAAAGGCGGATATTTGGTCATGTGGGGTGATTTTGTTTGTGTTGTTAGCTGGTTATCTTCCATTTCATGACACAAATTTAATGGAAatgtataagaagattactaAAGGGATATTTAAATGCCCTGAATATTTTCCATATGAAGTGAAAAAACTACTTTTAAGAATTCTTGATCCAAATCCAATTTCAAGAATTACATTAGCTAAGCTAATGGACAATAATTGGTTCAAGAAAGGATTCAAACAAATTGATAAACCATTAATTTTGGATCAAGATCACGACGATGATTCACCTCGTAGTGTTTTTGATATGGTGGATGATTCGGATGCAGAGTGTTCTTCACGACACAAAGAAGAGAGTTCATCAGCAATAATGAAGCCTACTTGTTTGAATGCTTTCGATATCATTTCACTTTCTCCTGGTTTTGATCTCTCTAGCTTGTTCGAGAAAGATAAGAGTCATAGGTCGGATGCTAGATTCACGACACAAAAGTCTGCATCCACTATCGTGTCAAGGCTAGAAGAAGTAGCTTCAATGGGGAGCTTTAAG GTGAAGAAAAAAGACGGGACGGTGAAAATGCAAGGAAGCAAAGAAGGGAGAAAAGGGCAATTAGCAATTGATGCAGAGATATTTGAGATAACTCCAGCTTTCCATGTTGTGCAAGTGACAAAAAAATCAGGTGATACTGCAGAATACAGGAACTTTTGTGATCAAGGATTAAAGCCATCATTAAAAGATATAGTTTGGACATGGCAGGGCAATGAGCAATTACAACAAgtggaaaatcaagaaaacaagaCTTGA